Proteins encoded within one genomic window of Cellulomonas flavigena DSM 20109:
- a CDS encoding response regulator transcription factor codes for MTQVLLAEDDPAIAEPLARALGREGYDVRVQGTGQGAIDGAASADLVVLDLGLPDMDGLDVARAIRSQGLTTPVLVLTARADEVDLVVGLDAGADDYVTKPFRLAELLARVRALLRRTVGDPADEDELHAQNVRVDVAAHRAFQGERELHLTAKEFDLLRVLVAAAGTVVSRETLMREVWGSDPTGSTKTLDMHVSWLRRKLGDDANAPRYISTVRGMGFRFETGSAAAAGDAPGPHDRD; via the coding sequence ATGACCCAGGTGCTGCTGGCGGAGGACGACCCCGCGATTGCCGAGCCTTTGGCCCGGGCGCTCGGGCGTGAAGGTTACGACGTGCGCGTGCAAGGCACGGGTCAAGGTGCGATCGACGGTGCCGCGAGCGCCGACCTGGTCGTCCTCGACCTCGGCCTGCCGGACATGGACGGCCTCGACGTCGCGCGGGCGATCCGCAGCCAGGGGCTGACGACCCCGGTGCTGGTGCTGACGGCGCGCGCCGACGAGGTCGACCTCGTCGTCGGGCTCGACGCGGGCGCCGACGACTACGTCACCAAGCCGTTCCGGCTCGCCGAGCTGCTGGCCCGCGTCCGGGCGCTGCTGCGCCGCACCGTGGGCGACCCGGCCGACGAGGACGAGCTGCACGCCCAGAACGTGCGCGTCGACGTCGCGGCCCACCGCGCGTTCCAGGGCGAGCGGGAGCTGCACCTGACCGCCAAGGAGTTCGACCTGCTACGCGTGCTCGTCGCGGCGGCGGGCACGGTCGTCTCGCGCGAGACGCTCATGCGCGAGGTCTGGGGCTCGGACCCGACGGGCTCGACGAAGACGCTCGACATGCACGTCTCGTGGCTGCGCCGCAAGCTCGGCGACGACGCGAACGCGCCCCGGTACATCTCGACGGTGCGGGGCATGGGCTTCCGCTTCGAGACGGGCAGCGCGGCCGCGGCGGGCGACGCGCCGGGGCCGCACGACAGGGACTGA
- a CDS encoding LCP family protein encodes MTSRHAAARRPRAPRHARNLTSHGVLRGIALAVTTVLVFGGSGAMAVAARMTGNVDSIDLGGLVEAVPTPSKEPDPSDAHAGQPVNVLVLGSDQRDGANADIGGVEAGMRSDTTIVVHVSADRTRVEMVSLPRDSLVEVPSCTLTNGKTTKAQRRAMLNSAFQMGWDYGGDLTSAAACTVSTVQANTGLTIDNVVVVDFAGFQNMINAIGGVPMCIERDVYDKYTGLNLTAGEHHLDGITALQYARARHGTGFDGSDTMRAGRQQVLVARVANEVLSKNLLTDAGQLLQFLSAATQSVTTDLTLADLSGLAFSLRTIDRDSITFMTVPWVPATSDPNRVEWTSAADELWANMVADVPMLGVPEAPQAPEPPAASPGTDAGTAPAAPPPPVETPAPAKTPGVDAFTAADAAATC; translated from the coding sequence GTGACCTCACGCCACGCTGCTGCTCGGCGCCCGCGCGCCCCGCGACACGCCCGCAACCTCACGTCGCACGGGGTGCTGCGCGGGATCGCCCTGGCCGTGACCACCGTCCTCGTCTTCGGCGGCAGCGGCGCGATGGCCGTCGCCGCGCGCATGACGGGCAACGTCGACTCGATCGACCTCGGCGGCCTCGTCGAGGCCGTCCCGACGCCCAGCAAGGAGCCGGACCCCTCCGACGCCCACGCGGGGCAGCCGGTCAACGTGCTCGTGCTCGGCTCCGACCAGCGCGACGGCGCGAACGCGGACATCGGCGGCGTCGAGGCGGGCATGCGGTCGGACACCACGATCGTCGTGCACGTCTCGGCCGACCGGACGCGCGTCGAGATGGTCTCGCTGCCCCGCGACTCGCTGGTCGAGGTCCCGTCCTGCACGCTGACGAACGGCAAGACCACCAAGGCGCAGCGACGCGCGATGCTGAACTCCGCGTTCCAGATGGGCTGGGACTACGGGGGCGACCTCACGTCCGCAGCGGCGTGCACCGTCAGCACCGTCCAGGCCAACACCGGACTCACGATCGACAACGTCGTGGTCGTCGACTTCGCCGGCTTCCAGAACATGATCAACGCGATCGGCGGCGTGCCGATGTGCATCGAGCGGGACGTCTACGACAAGTACACCGGCCTCAACCTCACGGCCGGGGAGCACCACCTCGACGGCATCACCGCGCTGCAGTACGCGCGCGCCCGGCACGGCACGGGCTTCGACGGCTCCGACACGATGCGCGCGGGCCGGCAGCAGGTGCTCGTCGCCCGGGTCGCCAACGAGGTCCTCTCCAAGAACCTGCTGACGGACGCCGGGCAGCTCCTGCAGTTCCTCAGCGCCGCGACGCAGTCGGTGACGACCGACCTCACGCTCGCCGACCTCAGCGGCCTGGCCTTCAGCCTGCGGACCATCGACCGTGACAGCATCACGTTCATGACCGTGCCGTGGGTGCCCGCCACCAGCGACCCCAACCGCGTCGAGTGGACCTCGGCGGCGGACGAGCTGTGGGCGAACATGGTCGCCGACGTGCCCATGCTGGGGGTGCCGGAGGCGCCGCAGGCGCCCGAGCCGCCCGCGGCGAGCCCGGGCACGGACGCCGGCACCGCCCCGGCCGCTCCCCCGCCGCCGGTCGAGACGCCGGCCCCGGCCAAGACACCCGGCGTGGACGCGTTCACCGCCGCCGACGCCGCCGCGACCTGCTGA
- a CDS encoding LCP family protein has translation MVLLAWPIGLLVWANGMLQHTPALSGAPGTPGTTYLLAGSDARGDDGGVAEDGTEGQRTDTILLLHAPANGPTAMISLPRDTFVEVPGHGPAKLNSAFAWGGAPLLVQTVEGLTGLTVDHYVEIGMGGVSHLVDAVGGVNLCYDGDVNDPDSGMVWTAGCHDVDGVTALAFARMRKADPQGDVGRALRQRQLISAVMGRISPGSLALRPGAQVALVDAGTGALTFDEDAGVLDVARLALAFRAANGADGITGTPPIASMDHRPGGIGSTVLLDPEQTPGFFTAIRDGSLPPGQVGGVPTS, from the coding sequence GTGGTGCTCCTCGCCTGGCCGATCGGCCTGCTCGTGTGGGCCAACGGCATGCTGCAGCACACGCCCGCACTCTCCGGCGCGCCCGGGACCCCCGGCACGACGTACCTGCTCGCGGGCTCCGACGCGCGCGGTGACGACGGCGGCGTCGCGGAGGACGGCACCGAGGGGCAGCGCACCGACACGATCCTGCTGCTGCACGCGCCGGCGAACGGCCCGACCGCGATGATCTCGCTCCCGCGCGACACGTTCGTCGAGGTCCCCGGGCACGGCCCCGCGAAGCTCAACTCGGCCTTCGCGTGGGGCGGGGCTCCGCTGCTCGTGCAGACCGTCGAGGGCCTGACGGGGCTCACGGTCGACCACTACGTGGAGATCGGCATGGGCGGTGTCTCGCACCTCGTCGACGCCGTCGGCGGCGTCAACCTCTGCTACGACGGCGACGTGAACGACCCGGACTCCGGCATGGTGTGGACGGCCGGCTGCCACGACGTCGACGGTGTCACCGCCCTGGCGTTCGCCCGCATGCGCAAGGCCGACCCGCAGGGCGACGTGGGGCGCGCGCTGCGCCAGCGTCAGCTCATCAGCGCCGTCATGGGGAGGATCAGCCCCGGCTCGCTCGCGCTGCGGCCGGGCGCGCAGGTCGCGCTGGTCGACGCGGGCACGGGCGCCCTGACGTTCGACGAGGACGCCGGCGTGCTCGACGTCGCCCGCCTCGCGCTCGCGTTCCGCGCCGCGAACGGCGCGGACGGGATCACCGGCACCCCGCCGATCGCGAGCATGGACCACCGGCCCGGGGGTATCGGGTCGACGGTGCTGCTCGACCCGGAGCAGACCCCCGGCTTCTTCACCGCGATCCGTGACGGCTCGCTGCCGCCCGGGCAGGTGGGGGGCGTGCCGACCTCCTGA
- the purE gene encoding 5-(carboxyamino)imidazole ribonucleotide mutase, whose product MSASPLVGIVMGSDSDWPVMQAAAEALAEFDVPVEVDVVSAHRQPDKMVAYGRDAAARGLRVVVAGAGGAAHLPGMLAAVTPLPVIGVPVPLAHLDGMDSLLSIVQMPAGVPVATVSVGGARNAGLLAVRVLASGEGALAGRLRAAMLEFQDGLRAQADAKGERLRARATGPGLGFSA is encoded by the coding sequence ATGAGCGCGAGCCCCCTGGTCGGCATCGTCATGGGGTCGGACTCCGACTGGCCCGTGATGCAGGCGGCAGCGGAGGCGCTGGCCGAGTTCGACGTGCCCGTCGAGGTCGACGTCGTCTCGGCGCACCGGCAGCCGGACAAGATGGTCGCGTACGGCCGCGACGCGGCAGCGCGCGGCCTGCGCGTCGTCGTCGCCGGCGCCGGGGGAGCCGCGCACCTGCCGGGCATGCTCGCTGCGGTGACGCCGCTGCCCGTGATCGGCGTCCCCGTGCCGCTCGCGCACCTCGACGGCATGGACTCCCTGCTGTCGATCGTGCAGATGCCTGCCGGCGTGCCCGTCGCCACCGTCTCGGTCGGGGGCGCGCGCAACGCCGGCCTGCTCGCGGTGCGCGTCCTCGCGTCCGGCGAGGGGGCGCTCGCCGGGCGACTGCGCGCCGCGATGCTCGAGTTCCAGGACGGGCTGCGCGCGCAGGCCGACGCCAAGGGCGAGCGCCTGCGGGCACGCGCGACGGGACCCGGCCTGGGCTTCTCCGCCTGA
- a CDS encoding ATP-binding protein: protein MRRRVLQATIAAVTVAVVLLGFPLAFLGAQLVRSNALYNVEVRAQSVARTVDFRVEQEIALSDRMLEPYTGGEARDGTARGLPASVVVRTPTGDTFRAGPVVDQRRLLVQTTSDSGATVLLYVSWWDVFWLSTQAIALVVVAAVVAFAAGIAMAIWQANRLAAPLVYLAASAEQLGSGQVRPQLEPSGVEEIDLVAAELARSADRMAGRLAAERQFASDASHQLRTPLTALSMRLEEIMLAASEPEVREEARISLEQVERLVRVVDDLLTSSRRAQGGTTEAVSLQEVVHQQEEEWAPTFAAAGRRLVVDVDPATQVLATPGALAQVLATLIENSLKHGDGTTTVRSRGGGPSRTVVVEVGDEGEGVPDDLAPRIFERDVTSGAGTGLGLALARDLASADGGRLELAQRRPAVFALFLSGVPASLRPDVVLPRGAVVSVRRDRRR, encoded by the coding sequence GTGCGCCGTCGCGTGCTGCAGGCGACGATCGCGGCCGTGACGGTCGCCGTCGTGCTGCTGGGCTTCCCGCTGGCGTTCCTCGGGGCCCAGCTCGTCCGCTCGAACGCGCTCTACAACGTCGAGGTCCGCGCGCAGTCGGTGGCGCGCACGGTCGACTTCCGGGTCGAGCAGGAGATCGCGCTGTCCGACCGCATGCTCGAGCCGTACACGGGCGGCGAGGCGCGCGACGGCACCGCCCGCGGGCTGCCCGCGTCCGTGGTGGTGCGCACGCCCACGGGTGACACCTTCCGGGCGGGCCCCGTGGTGGACCAGCGGCGGCTGCTGGTCCAGACCACGTCGGACTCCGGTGCGACCGTGCTGCTGTACGTCTCCTGGTGGGACGTCTTCTGGTTGTCCACCCAGGCGATCGCTCTGGTCGTCGTCGCCGCGGTCGTCGCGTTCGCCGCCGGGATCGCGATGGCGATCTGGCAGGCGAACCGGCTCGCCGCGCCCCTGGTGTACCTCGCGGCGTCGGCCGAGCAGCTCGGCTCGGGCCAGGTCCGCCCACAGCTCGAGCCGTCGGGGGTCGAGGAGATCGACCTCGTCGCCGCCGAGCTCGCGCGCAGCGCCGACCGCATGGCGGGGCGCCTCGCGGCCGAGCGGCAGTTCGCGTCGGACGCCTCCCACCAGCTGCGCACGCCGCTGACGGCGCTGTCGATGCGCCTCGAGGAGATCATGCTCGCGGCGAGCGAGCCGGAGGTCCGCGAGGAGGCCCGCATCTCGCTCGAGCAGGTCGAGCGGCTCGTGCGCGTCGTCGACGACCTGCTGACGAGCTCGCGGCGCGCGCAGGGCGGCACGACCGAGGCGGTCTCGCTGCAGGAGGTCGTGCACCAGCAGGAGGAGGAGTGGGCGCCGACGTTCGCCGCGGCGGGCCGCCGGCTCGTCGTCGACGTCGACCCGGCCACGCAGGTGCTCGCCACCCCGGGGGCGCTCGCGCAGGTGCTCGCCACCCTCATCGAGAACTCGCTCAAGCACGGCGACGGCACCACGACCGTGCGCTCGCGCGGCGGCGGGCCGTCGCGCACGGTCGTCGTCGAGGTCGGCGACGAGGGCGAGGGCGTACCCGACGACCTGGCGCCGCGGATCTTCGAGCGCGACGTGACGTCCGGCGCGGGCACCGGTCTGGGCCTGGCGCTCGCGCGCGACCTCGCGAGCGCCGACGGCGGCCGGCTCGAGCTGGCGCAGCGCCGGCCGGCGGTCTTCGCGCTCTTCCTGTCGGGCGTCCCGGCGTCACTGCGCCCCGACGTCGTGCTGCCGCGCGGCGCCGTCGTGTCGGTGCGGCGCGACCGGCGCCGCTGA
- a CDS encoding LGFP repeat-containing protein — MTPRRAPWAGALLRRLLLAAAVTLGAVVAGAGGATAADLANFRPGNIISDQVFFAGDWMGEAAVQQFLDEKGSGCRIGADGAACLKDYRTTTQDRAPDDRCRGGYAGRADERASAIIAKVAHGCGINAQVLLVTLQKEQGLVTTTGAAATDARYRKAMGFGCPDTAACDARYYGFFNQVYQAAWQFKNYQLNPTRYAHRAGMTNNVRFHPNAACGSSPVHIENQATAGLYNYTPYQPNGAALAAGYGTGDACSSYGNRNFWNYFTDWFGPTHGYSVSPQMTQEWNRLGGPRGDLGVPVEPQRCGLRPDGCSQRFSNGTMYWSPSTGARAAGGLIHARWASSGGLSGSGIGYPTTSVLSCPASGCLQRFQSGAVAWSSATGAHLVGGLLYQRWAASGLLDSGIGYPTSTVLGCDGGVGCAQAFQRGTIAWSSATGAHLVGGILHSAWQARGGPASSLGYPTSTTLACSPTLGCPQSFRNGLLVWAQSTGTRAVPEPLASAWTAAGGIHEGIGLPTESLEECPATGCLQRFARGAMAWSGSGDAHLIGGIIYSRWVASGGLDSGIGYPVSTVQACDAGTGCVQRFQRGAVAWSGATGAQLVGGLIWERWRVSGVEKAGIGMPTSTVLGCGTQGCEQTFQRGSVAWSPATGAHLVGGMIHSRWRALGGTSSPLGFPTSTVLACTAPGCTQTFTGGAVAWTPAAGAHAVWGPVRDAWEAAGGESRLGRPVTTAPTCTTSCVQEFERGAVDWTQARGAQLLVGPIFERWRSSGGTDSGLGQALDSSGTCDQAAGCVQRFQYGAIASSVHGAHLVGGQIHRLWSSLGAERSALGYPRTTVLACDGAAGCTQEFDGGAIRWTAATGAQVVAGRP; from the coding sequence GTGACCCCGCGTCGTGCCCCGTGGGCCGGTGCGCTGCTGCGCCGGCTGCTGCTCGCCGCCGCTGTCACGCTCGGCGCCGTCGTCGCCGGCGCAGGCGGCGCGACCGCCGCGGACCTGGCGAACTTCCGGCCCGGCAACATCATCAGCGACCAGGTCTTCTTCGCCGGCGACTGGATGGGCGAGGCCGCGGTCCAGCAGTTCCTGGACGAGAAGGGTTCCGGCTGCCGCATCGGCGCGGACGGCGCGGCGTGTCTCAAGGACTACCGGACGACCACGCAGGACCGCGCGCCCGACGACCGGTGCCGCGGCGGCTACGCGGGCCGTGCGGACGAGCGCGCGTCCGCGATCATCGCCAAGGTCGCGCACGGCTGCGGGATCAACGCCCAGGTGCTGCTGGTCACGCTGCAGAAGGAGCAGGGCCTGGTCACGACGACCGGTGCGGCCGCGACCGACGCCCGGTACCGCAAGGCCATGGGTTTCGGCTGCCCCGACACCGCGGCGTGCGACGCGCGGTACTACGGGTTCTTCAACCAGGTGTACCAGGCGGCGTGGCAGTTCAAGAACTACCAGCTCAACCCCACGCGGTACGCCCACCGCGCCGGCATGACGAACAACGTGCGGTTCCACCCGAACGCCGCGTGCGGCTCGTCGCCCGTCCACATCGAGAACCAGGCGACGGCCGGGCTGTACAACTACACGCCCTACCAGCCGAACGGCGCGGCGCTCGCGGCGGGCTACGGCACGGGCGACGCGTGCTCGTCGTACGGCAACCGCAACTTCTGGAACTACTTCACCGACTGGTTCGGCCCCACGCACGGGTACTCCGTGAGCCCCCAGATGACGCAGGAGTGGAACCGGCTCGGCGGGCCCCGTGGCGACCTCGGCGTCCCCGTCGAGCCGCAGCGCTGCGGGCTGAGGCCCGACGGGTGCTCGCAGCGCTTCAGCAACGGCACCATGTACTGGTCACCGTCGACCGGTGCCCGTGCCGCAGGCGGGTTGATCCACGCGCGCTGGGCGTCGTCCGGCGGGCTGTCGGGCTCCGGCATCGGGTACCCCACGACCTCGGTGCTCTCGTGCCCGGCGTCGGGCTGCCTGCAGCGCTTCCAGTCGGGCGCGGTCGCGTGGTCGTCCGCCACCGGCGCGCACCTCGTCGGCGGGCTGCTGTACCAGCGCTGGGCGGCGTCCGGGCTCCTGGACTCCGGCATCGGCTACCCCACGTCGACCGTGCTCGGCTGCGACGGCGGCGTGGGCTGTGCGCAGGCGTTCCAGCGCGGCACGATCGCGTGGTCCTCGGCGACCGGTGCGCACCTGGTCGGGGGGATCCTGCACTCGGCCTGGCAGGCCCGCGGCGGTCCCGCGTCGAGCCTGGGCTACCCGACGTCGACCACGCTGGCGTGCTCCCCGACCCTCGGGTGCCCGCAGTCCTTCCGCAACGGCCTGCTGGTGTGGGCGCAGTCCACCGGCACGCGTGCGGTCCCCGAGCCGCTGGCGTCCGCGTGGACCGCCGCAGGCGGGATCCACGAGGGCATCGGGCTGCCCACGGAGAGCCTCGAGGAGTGCCCGGCCACGGGCTGCCTGCAGCGGTTCGCCCGCGGCGCGATGGCCTGGTCGGGCAGCGGTGACGCGCACCTGATCGGCGGCATCATCTACAGCAGGTGGGTCGCCTCGGGCGGGCTGGACTCGGGCATCGGGTACCCCGTGAGCACCGTGCAGGCCTGCGACGCCGGGACGGGCTGCGTCCAGCGCTTCCAGCGCGGCGCGGTCGCGTGGTCCGGTGCCACCGGGGCGCAGCTCGTCGGCGGGCTGATCTGGGAGCGTTGGCGCGTGTCCGGGGTGGAGAAGGCAGGCATCGGCATGCCGACCTCGACCGTGCTCGGCTGCGGTACGCAGGGCTGCGAGCAGACCTTCCAGCGCGGCTCCGTGGCGTGGAGCCCCGCCACGGGCGCTCACCTGGTCGGCGGCATGATCCACAGCCGGTGGCGCGCGCTCGGCGGCACGTCCTCGCCGCTCGGGTTCCCCACGAGCACCGTGCTCGCCTGCACCGCTCCCGGGTGCACGCAGACGTTCACCGGGGGCGCGGTCGCGTGGACGCCCGCCGCCGGGGCGCACGCGGTGTGGGGTCCCGTGCGCGACGCGTGGGAGGCGGCCGGTGGCGAGTCCCGCCTCGGGCGGCCCGTGACCACGGCGCCGACGTGCACGACGTCGTGCGTGCAGGAGTTCGAGCGCGGCGCGGTCGACTGGACGCAGGCACGCGGCGCCCAGCTCCTGGTCGGGCCGATCTTCGAGCGGTGGCGCAGCTCCGGCGGCACGGACTCCGGCCTGGGGCAGGCCCTCGACTCGTCCGGCACCTGCGACCAGGCGGCCGGCTGCGTGCAGCGCTTCCAGTACGGCGCGATCGCGTCGTCGGTGCACGGCGCGCACCTCGTCGGCGGGCAGATCCACCGCCTGTGGAGCTCGCTCGGGGCCGAGCGTTCGGCCCTGGGCTACCCGCGGACGACGGTGCTGGCCTGCGACGGGGCGGCCGGGTGCACGCAGGAGTTCGACGGGGGCGCGATCCGCTGGACGGCGGCGACCGGCGCCCAGGTGGTGGCAGGACGTCCGTGA
- the rfbB gene encoding dTDP-glucose 4,6-dehydratase — protein MRMLVTGGAGFIGSNFVHQTVRERPDVHVTVLDALTYAGDERSLDPVDGRVVLAKGDVADPDIVDRLVKDADLVVHFAAESHNDNSLHDPWPFVRTNVIGTYQLLEAVRRYDVRYHHVSTDEVYGDLELDDPAKFTPETPYNPSSPYSSTKASSDLLVRAWARSFGVRATISNCSNNYGPYQHVEKFIPRQITNVVDGVRPKLYGTGENVRDWIHVEDHNSAVWRIIEDGRLGETYLIGADGEKDNRTVIELILELMGQPSDAYDHVNDRPGHDLRYAIDATKLRTELGWEPRYTTFADGLAATIEWYRANEAWWRPQKDATEAKYAVLGR, from the coding sequence ATGCGCATGCTCGTCACCGGCGGAGCCGGCTTCATCGGCTCGAACTTCGTGCACCAGACGGTGCGCGAGAGGCCCGACGTGCACGTCACCGTGCTGGACGCCCTGACCTACGCCGGCGACGAGCGCAGCCTCGACCCGGTCGACGGGCGCGTCGTGCTCGCGAAGGGCGACGTCGCCGACCCGGACATCGTCGACCGGCTCGTCAAGGACGCGGACCTCGTCGTGCACTTCGCCGCGGAGTCGCACAACGACAACTCGCTGCACGACCCCTGGCCGTTCGTGCGGACCAACGTCATCGGCACCTACCAGCTCCTCGAGGCCGTGCGCCGGTACGACGTGCGCTACCACCACGTGTCGACCGACGAGGTGTACGGCGACCTGGAGCTCGACGACCCGGCGAAGTTCACGCCGGAGACGCCGTACAACCCGTCGAGCCCGTACTCCTCCACCAAGGCGTCGTCCGACCTGCTGGTGCGCGCGTGGGCCCGCAGCTTCGGCGTGCGCGCGACGATCTCGAACTGCTCGAACAACTACGGGCCGTACCAGCACGTCGAGAAGTTCATCCCGCGGCAGATCACGAACGTCGTCGACGGCGTGCGCCCCAAGCTCTACGGCACGGGCGAGAACGTCCGCGACTGGATCCACGTCGAGGACCACAACTCCGCCGTGTGGCGCATCATCGAGGACGGCCGTCTCGGCGAGACGTACCTCATCGGCGCGGACGGCGAGAAGGACAACAGGACGGTCATCGAGCTCATCCTCGAGCTCATGGGGCAGCCGTCGGACGCCTACGACCACGTGAACGACCGCCCCGGGCACGACCTGCGGTACGCGATCGACGCGACGAAGCTGCGCACCGAGCTCGGCTGGGAGCCGCGGTACACGACCTTCGCCGACGGCCTCGCCGCGACCATCGAGTGGTACCGCGCCAACGAGGCGTGGTGGCGGCCGCAGAAGGACGCCACCGAGGCGAAGTACGCGGTCCTGGGACGCTGA
- a CDS encoding 5-(carboxyamino)imidazole ribonucleotide synthase — MTPPIVAVIGGGQLARMMAGPATALGLHLRVLVEAPDASAAQAVADAPVGAASDADAVLALVDGADVLTFEHEHVPPPVLEAVAARGVPVHPGPAALLHAQDKAEMRRRLTALGVPCPRWAPVADLADLERFRAEVGGSAVVKTTRGGYDGKGVRVVHEGAVPDDVVAWCAAAGDGTGPALLAEELVPFTRELAVLVARTPSGRTAVWPVVESLQRDGVCAEVVAPAPGLHPTTAAQAERIARAVADGLGVTGVLAVELFEVAEPGGPPRVLVNELAMRPHNSGHWTIDGAVTSQFEQHLRAVLDLPLGEVAPVAPWTVMVNLLGSALDDPTDALHDVLGADPGAKVHLYGKTVRPGRKLGHVNVSGDDLDDVRARARAAVARLRGESSEERGTE; from the coding sequence GTGACTCCTCCGATCGTGGCCGTCATCGGCGGCGGGCAGCTCGCCCGCATGATGGCGGGCCCCGCGACCGCGCTGGGCCTGCACCTTCGGGTCCTCGTCGAGGCGCCGGACGCGTCGGCCGCGCAGGCCGTCGCCGACGCCCCCGTGGGCGCGGCGTCCGACGCCGACGCGGTGCTCGCGCTCGTCGACGGCGCCGACGTGCTGACGTTCGAGCACGAGCACGTGCCGCCCCCCGTCCTGGAGGCCGTCGCGGCCCGCGGCGTTCCCGTGCACCCCGGCCCCGCGGCGCTGCTGCACGCGCAGGACAAGGCCGAGATGCGCCGCCGGCTGACCGCGCTCGGCGTACCGTGCCCCCGCTGGGCGCCGGTGGCCGACCTCGCCGACCTCGAGCGCTTCCGTGCCGAGGTCGGGGGCAGCGCGGTGGTGAAGACCACCCGTGGTGGTTACGACGGCAAGGGCGTGCGCGTGGTCCACGAGGGCGCGGTGCCCGACGACGTGGTCGCGTGGTGCGCCGCTGCGGGCGACGGCACCGGACCCGCGCTGCTGGCCGAGGAGCTCGTGCCGTTCACCCGGGAGCTCGCGGTGCTCGTGGCGCGGACGCCCTCGGGCCGGACCGCCGTGTGGCCCGTCGTGGAGTCCCTGCAGCGCGACGGCGTGTGCGCCGAGGTGGTCGCCCCCGCGCCCGGCCTGCACCCGACCACCGCGGCGCAGGCCGAGAGGATCGCGCGGGCGGTGGCCGACGGGCTGGGCGTCACGGGCGTGCTCGCTGTCGAGCTCTTCGAGGTCGCCGAACCCGGGGGCCCGCCGCGCGTGCTGGTCAACGAGCTCGCGATGCGTCCCCACAACTCGGGGCACTGGACCATCGACGGCGCGGTGACCAGCCAGTTCGAGCAGCACCTGCGTGCCGTGCTCGACCTGCCGCTCGGCGAGGTCGCCCCGGTGGCGCCGTGGACGGTCATGGTCAACCTCCTGGGCAGCGCGCTCGACGACCCGACCGACGCGCTGCACGACGTGCTCGGCGCCGACCCGGGCGCCAAGGTCCACCTGTACGGCAAGACCGTGCGCCCGGGGCGCAAGCTCGGTCACGTGAACGTGTCTGGCGACGACCTCGACGACGTCCGTGCGCGGGCGCGCGCCGCGGTCGCGCGGCTGCGCGGCGAGAGCAGCGAGGAACGAGGGACGGAATGA
- the manA gene encoding mannose-6-phosphate isomerase, class I: MQVLEPAIQGYAWGSPTAIPELLRRPSDGTPVAEAWFGAHASAPSRLPGSAPTTLDAAIAADPVAALGDDVVSRFGEGLPFLLKLIAAERPLSLQVHPSIELAHDGYAREDARGVPVDDPRRSYRDRNHKPELVYALSPFEALVGFRAPRRAAEILEGVDHPTARQLHKVVTSDPTSTGMQEAFTMLVSEATRPGPEEVHDLADAFRDRLRRGSPSPRTDHAVDLLERSYPGDPGAVTAVLLNPVSLRPGEALFVPAGAVHAYLEGTAVELMANSDNVLRAGLTAKHVDVPELLRIVECVAAPPIRIAPEHVYDATDVYYAPVDDFELSVTRLSATRCRLPGGGPRVVLCLDGRATLESARGGSLEVGPGQAAFVPASDGILSAAGEGRVVQASVP, translated from the coding sequence GTGCAGGTTCTCGAGCCGGCGATCCAGGGCTACGCCTGGGGGTCGCCGACCGCCATCCCGGAGCTGCTCCGACGTCCGTCCGACGGCACGCCCGTCGCCGAGGCATGGTTCGGCGCGCACGCGTCGGCGCCGTCGCGGCTCCCGGGCTCCGCACCGACCACGCTCGACGCGGCGATCGCCGCCGACCCCGTCGCCGCGCTCGGTGACGACGTGGTGTCGCGGTTCGGCGAGGGCCTGCCGTTCCTGCTCAAGCTGATCGCGGCCGAGCGGCCGCTGTCGCTGCAGGTGCACCCGAGCATCGAGCTCGCGCACGACGGCTACGCACGCGAGGACGCCCGCGGCGTCCCGGTGGACGACCCGCGGCGCTCGTACCGCGACCGCAACCACAAGCCGGAGCTGGTGTACGCGCTCTCACCCTTCGAGGCGCTCGTCGGCTTCCGCGCGCCGCGCCGGGCTGCCGAGATCCTCGAGGGCGTCGACCACCCCACGGCGCGGCAGCTCCACAAGGTCGTGACGTCGGACCCCACGTCGACCGGCATGCAGGAGGCGTTCACGATGCTCGTGAGCGAGGCCACGCGGCCCGGCCCGGAGGAGGTGCACGACCTCGCCGACGCGTTCCGCGACCGCCTGCGCCGCGGGTCGCCGTCCCCGCGGACGGACCACGCCGTCGACCTCCTCGAGCGCTCCTACCCGGGCGATCCCGGCGCCGTCACGGCCGTCCTGCTCAACCCCGTCTCGCTGCGCCCCGGGGAGGCGCTGTTCGTGCCCGCGGGCGCCGTGCACGCGTACCTCGAGGGCACCGCCGTCGAGCTGATGGCGAACTCCGACAACGTGCTGCGAGCCGGGCTGACGGCCAAGCACGTCGACGTGCCCGAGCTGCTGCGGATCGTCGAGTGCGTCGCCGCGCCGCCCATCCGGATCGCGCCGGAGCACGTGTACGACGCGACCGACGTGTACTACGCACCCGTGGACGACTTCGAGCTGTCGGTGACCCGGCTCTCGGCCACGCGCTGCCGGCTGCCCGGCGGCGGCCCGCGCGTGGTGCTGTGCCTCGACGGGCGCGCGACGCTGGAGTCGGCGCGGGGCGGGTCGCTCGAGGTCGGACCGGGCCAGGCGGCGTTCGTCCCCGCCTCCGACGGCATCCTCAGCGCCGCCGGCGAGGGACGGGTCGTGCAGGCGTCCGTCCCGTGA